One genomic region from Salvia hispanica cultivar TCC Black 2014 chromosome 2, UniMelb_Shisp_WGS_1.0, whole genome shotgun sequence encodes:
- the LOC125205809 gene encoding uncharacterized protein LOC125205809: MGIFVSKTGRRSRYDEINQNQNGSFSSRGRRIKPLSREVVLHAAALKGDCAAAENLFKDKNLIKHPITEGGEIALHIAAVEGHQDFVSKLLEVMEREDLEIKNALGCTALCFAAAGGHIGIARLMLDKNPDLAKVRGTDGGVWPLYMAALQGFGEMAELLLIPSDIASWTELEKADLLTSAIDSGLYDLAVKIVDGDKTLALAQDANELTPLQVLAGKSVAFSSDNGQGFWDNISRNVLNYMNMPKTEDENAEKVNAYTLMDCLWDAAESCKEEVEAGIGHVASAADTAQLFFIAAEAGNDEFLVELFKKDHNLLYKVNEDSQSIFHVAVRRRYNKVFSLMFELDGTKDLLASYIDDKGNNILHLAGKLAPQNQLDSIPGAPWQMQLEVLWFKVVEKLVQPAFRYKKNSENQTPRELFMSEHKDLRAEAEKFMKQTAKSCMLVTMLIATVVYTAAFTVPGGYDGKGAPILESKKMFVVFPVAETVATLSSLTSMLMFLSILTSRYSDEDFMMKLPFWMVVGVATLFFSIVAMMVAFCSCLLFFEHGWLAVALLLLFFGIVPAMFVVLKYPLLKNIFKCTYSCTWLFRSDGRLHS, encoded by the exons GCAGAAGAATAAAACCACTGAGCCGGGAAGTTGTGTTGCACGCAGCCGCACTCAAGGGTGATTGCGCTGCCGCCGAAAATCTTTTCAAAGACAAAAACTTGATCAAACATCCCATAACAGAAGGAGGTGAAATCGCACTGCACATAGCTGCCGTCGAAGGCCATCAAGATTTCGTCTCAAAATTGTTAGAGGTCATGGAAAGAGAAGACTTGGAGATTAAGAACGCTTTAGGGTGCACTGCACTATGCTTTGCTGCAGCTGGTGGCCACATTGGAATTGCTCGATTAATGTTGGACAAAAATCCAGATTTGGCAAAAGTTAGGGGTACTGATGGAGGAGTTTGGCCCCTCTACATGGCTGCATTGCAAGGATTTGGCGAAATGGCTGAACTTCTCCTCATTCCCTCTGATATAGCATCTTGGACCGAACTAGAAAAGGCTGACTTGCTAACTTCAGCAATCGACTCGGGGCTATATG atttgGCTGTAAAAATTGTGGACGGCGATAAAACGTTAGCTTTGGCTCAAGATGCAAATGAACTGACACCATTGCAAGTGCTTGCGGGAAAATCCGTGGCATTTTCTAGTGACAATGGCCAAGGATTTTGGGACAACATTTCAAGAAATG TATTGAACTACATGAATATGCCAAAGACCGAAGATGAGAATGCAGAAAAGGTGAATGCCTACACATTAATGGATTGTTTGTGGGATGCTGCGGAATCATGTAAAGAAGAAGTTGAAGCAGGTATCGGTCATGTAGCTAGTGCTGCAGATACTGcgcaattattttttatagcgGCGGAAGCGGGAAACGATGAATTCTTGGTGGAGCTATTCAAGAAGGACCATAATTTACTGTACAAGGTAAATGAAGATTCGCAGAGCATATTTCATGTTGCGGTGCGGCGTCGCTATAACAAAGTGTTCAGCTTGATGTTTGAGCTGGATGGTACCAAAGATTTGCTAGCATCATACATAGATGACAAAGGTAACAACATATTGCACTTGGCTGGAAAATTAGCACCTCAAAATCAGCTCGACAGCATTCCCGGTGCACCTTGGCAGATGCAACTGGAAGTGTTGTGGTTCAAG GTGGTGGAGAAGCTCGTTCAGCCCGCATTCCGATACAAGAAGAACTCGGAAAACCAAACGCCCCGCGAGCTATTCATGTCGGAGCACAAAGATCTGCGTGCGGAGGCGGAGAAATTCATGAAGCAGACTGCGAAATCGTGCATGCTGGTGACGATGCTGATCGCGACGGTGGTGTACACGGCAGCCTTCACGGTCCCGGGCGGGTACGACGGCAAGGGAGCGCCGATCCTGGAGAGCAAGAAAATGTTCGTGGTGTTCCCAGTTGCGGAGACGGTGGCGACGCTGTCGTCGCTGACGTCGATGCTGATGTTCCTGTCCATCCTGACGTCGCGATACTCGGACGAGGACTTCATGATGAAGCTGCCGTTCTGGATGGTGGTCGGGGTGGCGACGCTGTTCTTCTCGATCGTGGCGATGATGGTGGCGTTCTGCTCGTGCTTGCTGTTTTTCGAGCACGGGTGGTTGGCGGTGGCACTGCTGCTGCTGTTTTTTGGGATCGTGCCGGCGATGTTTGTGGTGTTGAAGTATCCTTTGTTGAAGAATATCTTTAAGTGTACGTATAGCTGCACCTGGTTGTTTCGCTCGGACGGACGCCTGCATTCGTAG
- the LOC125204510 gene encoding sulfiredoxin, chloroplastic/mitochondrial: MANFLLNLPNNFRAVSVSASTSSNGSPPTVPQQGGPVILELPLDKIRRPLMRTRSNDPQKVKELMDSISEIGLQVPIDVLQVDGEYYGFSGCHRYEAHQRLGLPTIRCKVRRGTKETLRHHLR; the protein is encoded by the exons ATGGCAAATTTTCTCCTCAATCTTCCAAACAATTTCAGAGCAGTTTCCGTTTCTGCCTCTACTTCCTCTAATG GATCACCTCCTACTGTGCCTCAACAGGGAGGGCCAGTGATTCTTGAGCTTCCTCTGGATAAAATCCGGAGACCTCTCATGCGTACGAGATCCAACGACCCTCAAAAGGTGAAGGAACTCATGGATAGCATTAGTGAAATCGGGCTTCAAGTACCT ATAGACGTGCTTCAGGTAGATGGTGAATATTATG GTTTTTCCGGCTGCCATCGGTATGAAGCTCACCAGCGGCTAGGGCTGCCAACCATACGTTGCAAAGTTCGACGTGGGACAAAGGAAACACTAAG GCATCACCTTCGCTGA